The genomic DNA GATCTAAAAGCATTACGGAAGATAACAACTGCTGCTGCTAGGTATACGTTTGCCAAAGGAACCATCTGCTACTTTCTTGTAGATGGGCAGTGGTTTGTCTTttggaatgtgggccagacctttaacATTTGAATACACAAGGCACTGGTTTgaaattaaattaaatgtattttaaagtgatttatatatcaggctttatgatgtaataatgacataaaaAAAGTCTTGTTAAACAGCCTCTAcggacacatcagcttttctttaggatttcttattttataaaaagtattGATAGATTATCAATATCATTAATTAATCATATTATACGAACATATTTCCAGTATTTTATTACTTCTTATTTTAAATAATCATTTTTCAAAGTAACACATCTGCAACCCATGTCCTTGAAACAACACACCCACTCTTTGACCTTTCTCTCTcttcaactttctctctctaaaactacATACGCTTTAACCCTTCCCCAATCTCAACCTCCAAAACACCTTCAACAAACACTCAAAATCACCTTCACATATCCAAAATCCTTCTGGATCTGCTCCCAATTTCTCTCCCAAACCTAGGGTTTCTTACCAATTCGTCAAACAGTTCTTCAAATCAGGTCAAAATTGAGCTAACATGGGTTACCAGAATCCAGAATTAGGTCCTGATTGAAGCGAAAGTAACAATTTTCTGCGGAAATTGGGGATTTTTATAAGTTAGCGTAGTTGTTGAGGATTTTAGGGTTTCTGAAGAAGGTGTGTATGAAACTGTGAAGGAAGGATGTTTTATTCGCAGTTTATATTAGCGAAAAAGGGTCCGTTAGGGACGATATGGATCGCGGCGCATCTCGAGAGGAAGCTTAGGAAAAATCAGGTTGCTGATACTGATATTGGTGTCTCTGTAGGTAATATGTTGTTTTTAACTGATTTTTTTGTTGGAATTTTGGTGGTTGAAGGTTATGTTTTGATTATGTTTCTATATGTGGTTGTTGAGTACTTGAGTTTGGATAGTTTATTGAAAGTTGTGATTGTTTAGAGTTTTTGATAGTTTACAAATAGAAGTTTTGTGGTTTAGTTTCAATTAGGAAAGTGTTTTATGGCTTTTGGTTTGAAGCTGATTGATTAACTGAAGTTTTCCTTTTGGAACCCTAATCCATAATTCCATACATTTAAAGCTACTTGAAAGATATAATGAAGTAGTCAACGTATCGATACTAGAAGACCCAAGATATGAAGATATTATTCCGGTGTACAGTTTTGGATCCAGTAGAACTTATAGATGTAAGAAGAAACCGAAGATATATATGGGTAGCTACTCTGAATGTATTATACCCTTATGTGAAGTTATGACAACTTTAATTGTGTGAAATAGGATATTAAAGTTTTAGACTTGAAAATAATTTACTGAGCATCAGCTGTCTGAAGTGTACAGTTTGTAGGCAGGCAGTTAAATGGTAGGTTGTGGATCTTATGTGTGGTTCAAGGTCTTAATGTATGGCAGATGATTTAGTTTCTCGTATTCCAGCAATACAATTTTTAGTGGATCCATTATTTATATTAAGAGGGGAATGTATAGAAGAAATTCAGAGGGTACTATTTTCTTGTAGTCTGGAGAATATGTAAGGTACATTTAAATATACTTCCATAATAATTTTATACATTGTTCTCCTAGGGTTCTTCTTGCATCCAAACAACTATTATAATACAAAATTACAAATGCCCTTGAATCATATGAACCGTGTTTATAAATATGTAAACAGGTAGATATGCTGTATTTAATCATTTAAACTGCTTCACTTGTTAATTTACTCTGTTTGACTTTGACAGACTCAATCCTATTTCCTGAGATGCCTATTGCACTGCGGTTGTCCAGCCATCTGTTGCTTGGTGTGGTTAGGATTTACTCAAAAAAGGTCAATTACCTTTTTGACGATTGCAGTGAGGCTTTGCTTAAAGTCAAACAAGCTTTCCGGTCAACTGCTGTGGACTTGCCACCTGAAGAATCTACTGCTCCTTATCACTCAATAACCCTGCCAGAGACTTTCGATCTAGATGATTTTGAGCTGCCCGACAATGATCTGCAGGGGTTAGTTTGTCAATATCTATCTTTTCAGGGGCCCCTTTGTCACTAATTTGTACTGATGTTTGCTTGTTGATATAATTATTTTGCAGTAATTATGTTGATCAACACATCAGTTCAAAGGACCAGATCACACTTCAAGATACTATGGAGGGCGTTGTTTATACTACATCTAAATTTGGACTTGACGGTCGGTATCTATTTCCATCATTAAAAAATCTTATTAACATTTTTCACGCAGTTCATATCAAATGATTATCCGTTTATTTTGCTTTTTTTATAGAGAGATTTGGTGACGGTGATGCATCTGGTTTAGATCTTGATGAGGTAACACAGTTACTTAATAATGTCACATGATTTGTTATTTCAATGAACACACGCAATGCCACTTTTGAAACTAACAAGCATACTTTACGATCACGTGGCTTAACAATTTGCATAAGTTTATCTAAAGCATTTCATTGAAATTTGGTGCAAGCAGGAACTATTGGCCGAGAAGGCTGCAACGCCTGAACTTGCTACTGGTACATTGAATTCAGAGTATGTTCTCTGTGTCTGTGTGTGTTACGctacattattttatttttaatttgagTAAAACCGTTTTTCGTCtctgaggtttggctagttttgcgacttttgtccaaaggtttgttttttcgcatctagatccaaagggtttgaaatcttgccattttcatccggctcagTAACTCCTTCCAttttcttcgttaagtcaggggtattttcgtcttttttgttaacttaaagggcaattcggtctttttgactttttgtacaagcatttagcataatgtacaagtatttaaaATACCAAATTGCCCTTTcagttaacaaaaaagatgaaaatacccctgacttaacaggaAAAAttgatggagttaacgagccgatgaaaatggcaagatttcaaaccttttggatccagatgtggaaaaacaaaccattggacgaaagtcgcaaaactggtcaaacctcagggacgaaaatgggaTATACTCCTTTTCTTTGGTATCATAGTTTCATCTTCTAACATAAATAAATCCTCCAATTTCAGTGATGATCCTCAGGCATCTGTCCATGCTAATGATAGTGGTGGCACTCCAAATCAGGTCCATAAAAGAACTTGAAATTATTTCCATTTTTTGTTAATTttgaaattcgcaatatcgtatTTAACGTCGTCCCGTGTGTTTCTTTTCCATATCAGGATATAGACGAGTATGACGGAGATAACGAACCGGTTGACTATGCTGAAGCTCCATCTACTCCTGGACTATGGGAAGAACCGAATTTGTCCAACATTCAAGAAACTTCCACATGTGATGATCATCAGGAACCAGAAAATCACACCATTACAGAATTCGGCGTAAAGGAGAATTTAGAAAACGCTCCACATCAACATCATCATAATCAATTAGAGTCGCATGAGAACTCGCTACCACATGTTGCAGCAGCAACAGCAAACGATATCGGTTCAACAATCTTTACAGAATCCCGTTCAGCTGAACCTGTTATCCCCGTGTCTAATGATCCTGTTCAAGTGGAAACTTTACCAAGTAAAAAACTCATTGACGGGCCGCCGCCTGGATTTCAGATTCCCAATGATAACCGTGAAAACTTTGTAGAATATCAAGGCATGTTAATATGTTATGTATAGTTTTATACTTTTGTTCGTTCCGCTAGCTGGTTTCAGAAGGTTATTTTTGTAAATTCGTCAAATTTCTCAAAATTTTGCAGGAAATCAAGAGAATGCATTCCGTATTACCACCGTATTGGAATCAAACGCTGAAAAAGACAGCGTTGTTAGTACTCCGCAACATCATGCTTCTTTGGGACCGAAAGATTCTAATCAAGTTCCGTTTCCTCATGCCAGCATGGCGAATTCTGATTTGCCTGCTATTAGGCCATGTGTCACTTTCCCGAGCCATGAAAGTAATGGTAAGAAATTGAATTTACACATTTATAATCAagcgtagggctgcaaacgaaccaaacgagcacgaacaaggccttgttcgtgtgcgttcattaaggaaattacGTTCACGGtgtccgtgttcgttcattaaggaaatgaacgtgttcgttcgttaagtttAGGTAACGAGCgcaaacgaacgttcatgaacacaaatgaacgttCATGGGCATAATTGAGCACAAACGAACGTTCAtaaacacaaatgaacacaaCAGAAATAACATGTATTAAGTTTTGAATAAAATTGGTATCTTTCATCACACGTATTACGTAGATCCACCCACAGTATTTTAGTctaatatttattaaataatttatataaaataCAATACACAAATATTTATTAGTGGGATTTTTTGAAGAATTTAAatataaaatacaaaaaattaaaacccCAATGAATTATCAAACCCAAACGAACACGTTAAgagcgttcatgaacataaacgaacggaattttatgttcgtgttcgttcatttattaaacgaacggaCACAAACGACtacccgccgaacggttcacgaccTGTTTGCTGAACGTTCTGTTCATTTGCAGCACTAATCCAGTGTACTCAATTTTAACATCAAATGTATGGTTATTTTCCATCTGTAGGACCACATGTAACTGAACCATTGATTAAAAACGTTCCGGAAATTCATCATGCGGAAATTCGTCAGAATGATGAAGTTCGGGTGGATAATGCAGTCCAAAGGGAGGTTCAAGTAGAAAACATCAACAGCTACTCAAATGACTTTTCTGCCCCTGTAATTCAAAGGGAGGTTCAAGTAGAGAACATCAATAACTACACAAATGACTTTTCTGCCCCTGTAGTCCAAAGAGAGGTTCAAGTAGAAAACGTCAACCGCTACACGGATGACTTTTCTGCCCCTGTAATTCAACGGGAGGTTCAAGTAGAAAACATCAACAGCTACACTAATGACATCTCTGCCCCTGAGAAACGGCTCCCTATGCCACATTGGCTTTCAGATGTACCCAAGAACTTCGTACCGGAAAGTACACCACTTGAAACCGACATAACATCGGGAAAAAAACGCACTTTCACTGAAAGCTCGATGACTCCCCACAGTCTAAATCTAAACGAATCTTCGGGTTTATATCCCACAAGTATGACTTCTCAGAGCTTCAATTTAAATCAGTCTTCGGGTTTATTCACCACAAATACGCCTGCTCAGAGTCTAAATTTAAACGAGTCTTCAGGGTTTTTCACTACAAATACGACTGCCCAAAGTATAAACTTGAATCAATCTTCAGGTTTTTTCACTACAGATACGATTGCCCAGAATTCAAATTTGAACCAATCTTCTGGTTTTTTCACTACAAATTCGACTGCCCAGAATTCAAATTTGAACCAATCTTCGGGTTTTTTCACTACAAATACGACTGCCCAGAATTCAAATTTGAACCAATCTTCGGGTTTTTTCACTACAAATACGACTGCCCAGAATTCAAATTTGAACCAATCTTCGGGTTTTTTCTCTACAAATACGACTGCCCAGAATCTAAATTTGAATCAATCTTCGGGTTCATTCACCATAAATATGAGTGGACAACATGttatgaatgatgatgatttgttGTCTTCAATATTAGGTGAGCAAAGTAttcagttattattattatttttttagagtaaaatgccattttcgtccttgaggtttggccagttttgcgactttcgtccaaaggtttgttatatcgcatctggatccaaaaggtttgaaatcttggcATTTTCATCCTGGCTCGgaaactccatccatttttctccgttaagtcaggggtatttccgtcttttttgttaacttaaagggcaattcggtgtttttcactttatgtaaactCACTGGAGATgtgtgaaaaagaccgaattgctattaagttaacaaaaaagacggaaatacccctgacttaacggaaaaaaatggatagagttaacgagccgtatgaaaatggcaagatttcaaaccctTTGGATCCAGATAcggaaaaaacaaacctttggacgaaagtcgcaaaattggccaaacctcagggacgaaaaaggcattttactcttttcttGGGTAGACTTTCGTTGATTTTTTTATATGAGCATTTCTTTTGGCTGCAGTTGGGAGAAAATCTTCGATGCTAAAATCGAAACCCGCTCCCCCTGTTGTGACACCATCTACAAAACGAAGGCGATCATCTGCACCCAAGACCAGTGTTATGAAAAGGAAGGTGCTCATGGATGATAACATGGTTTTGCATGGCGAGTATGTTCTATTATCTTGTTATAATAATTACTAAATAAGAATTCAGTTTTTATGTTATTGAATTCTGTGATTCTGTTGATGTTCTATTTATTTGCTTTTTTTTTCGAACAGCACAATACGTCAGCAATTGACAAACACCGAAGACATCCGGCGATTAAGAAAGAAAGCCCCTTGCACTCGTTCTGAAATCTCGATGCTTGAGAAACAATTCTGGGAAGATGAACTTTTTAGTGAACCGATATTTACTGGTGAGTTGTTAACTGATATACGTTTTGCACATTATTTTGCATTTAACCATATCTTTCCATTTAGAAACATGACATTTGCACAATTGGAATATCGGATATAATTAGGCCTGTAAATGATAGGCATGTTCGTgctcgttcatttaactttaaccaaaCACGAACACggacatataatcgaacacatttttttgttcatgttctttTATTAAGAAAATCAGCAATttcgtgtttgtttatgttcgttcgtttaaaacctaaacgaacagttcacgaacataaacaagCAAACTTAAACGAATATACtttaacaaacaataaacaactAAATGAACATAATTTAGCATAAACGGAAATAAAGTATTTTTTATATTAATGAGTGATTAATTACGATAAATTCCAATGGAAAACccatttttattactagaaagcccaattaccaattagttatatttatataagtagttagaaagttCATTTTATGtgtaatatttatataaatataattacttaggtatttaaattgaaacgaacataaatgaacacaaatgaacgaacataaacggacattcacgaacataaatgaacaaacaaaacgtgtgttcatgttcgttcgtttaattaaacgaacaaaagattctgttcatgttcgtttgtttattaaataaacgaacataaacaagtGTCCCGCCGATCAAGTTCacgaacgttcggttcgtttacaggcctagacTGATTTGTTTGTGGACCAATTCATAATGCCTAGCTTCTAACCTATCAAATGTattatttttcttaattttataAATACCATTGTTGAGAGATATACATTTTGCACGTTATTGTGCATTTAACCTTATCTTTCAATTTACAAACATGACATTTGCACAATCGGAATATCggatacaaatttttttttttttaatttactaGACTGACAGTGGCTTATTTTCAGGTGTGTCGATCAAATTGGCGTCTTTGCACAAGCAGTTATATAATCTAAGTAAAATTGTCGTCTCTCATAATGATGCTTCTTTAGAAAGCGAAAAAGACCCAAAATCGATATCCCAGAACGTTGAAAAGGAAACACAATTAGAAGTCAGGCCAGAAGTTTCTAAACAAAATGCCAACTTTGAACCTGTTGCAGAGCAGCCAATCGAGTTTCCTATGGTGAGAGACAATCACACACACGACAACAATACGGTCAATTTGGACTATTACGAAAGTCAACCACCACAGATGGTTGCAACCGAACATGTGGCCAAACCCTTCAATTCAGAACATGATCTTTTTAATCAGAGCAGTGCAATGGAGATTGACCCAAAAAGCTTTCCAGATGCTGATATTGGTGTTTCTGTTATGCCTACTGAGGTTGAACCACCGACACACGCTGATGTGGACCATGTGGTTCCAAGTGATGCTTTTGACATGTCAGCAGCAATGGGTGAGGTTCAGGTGGATGCGGATGCTTCTCTGCAAACCGATGTCCCAGTTGTCAGTTCGAGTGAAAAAGTAGACGAGGATGCAGCGTTAACTTCAAATTTTGACTTGGATATAAATGGTACTAAATCTATTGAAAATGCCGTAGCTGCTGAGATAAATATCGATGTTGCTCCGGTTAGAGAAATGTCGGTAGAGAAACAAGATCAAGACAGTGAATTCAGGAAAAACGAAGAGGTTGTAAACGAGGATGCAGCGTTAACTTCGAATTTCGAGTCTGATGCGCAGAAATCGGTTTATAATGGTATATTTGGTGAAGAATACGGAACAATTGGAGCATATGATACTGAAGTAGATCCGAGTTTGCCAAATGTTTCACTGGACGAACGAGAAAATACAGGTCATCAGGTTACTTTTGAGACGACTGAAATGAACGCAGAAGATGTCTCCGCGGACCCCGCCAGTAACAGAGTTGATGATGATGTAAGcggaaaatcttttttttttttttccaattatACACAAGAATAATCAATGGAAATTTCTCATTTTATCTCTTGGTGTAGGAATCTACTCACCCTGCAGTTGAAAACAATACAGGTTTCCGTTCGACTTTTCGTTCTTTCTAATTTTACTCTCCCTATAGATCTCGtcattaaactaaataaaaaaattacttttGAGTGGGTTGTTGTTTGTTCAGATTTTCTGAACTtcgatgatggtgatgatgacggAGCGGATGCCGGTGGTGATTACGGGACTGATGTGGAAGCCACACGGGTGATCGACAACAGTGGATGGTCTTCGCGTACAAAGTATGCGTGTCACGCTATTCTTTATGACACATTGTTAACGAACTTGTGTTTACACTTTCGGCAATTTGAATTTGTGTTTAGGGCTGTTGCAAGATACCTCCAAGTAATGTTCGATAAGGAAGGAGAGCGTGGAAGAAATATGATCGCTGTGAACAATCTACTCGTTGGTAAAACCCGCAAAGAGGCATCAAGAATGTTCTTTGAAACACTGGTATAATTTCAAGCTTAAAACATGTCACTAGATACGTTATCGTTAtgtttatattaattaatatgaCAAATGCATTTTACAGGTTCTGAAGACTAAGGATTACATTCACGTGGAGCAGGCAGATCCGTTTGGAGACATAAATGTTTTCCCACGGTCGAAGCTTTTGAAATCCGACTTCTAATACTGATTAAAAAAACCGGTGAGCTGCTTGGAGCTGGATGATTGTTGTTGGTTAGATATCTGGTGTATGTTCTTAGTAATTTTAGTTATGTTGGTAATTTTAGGCGTGGAGTTGAGTAGATTATGTAGCATTTGTGATGGTTTAAGCGTCTATGATGCTGTATGGatcatatttatttgtatatacCGTATATATCCACATCACATGCTAATTTACTAGTATTATTGTGTGAGTTACTTGTGTTTGCTAATGGTAAAACTAAAGCACGACGACTCAATATTTGCTTACAACTCTCAAAGCGACACTGATGTGTTTGAAATGCTGTTTCATGGATATCAGTCTCTTGCTTTTAAAATCGATTATTATTCTTGTTTAAGCTTACCTCACTTGATGATTATGATTAATCTTCTGGatggttattgttgttattaCTGTGCTGATTTCGATTGCTAAGATCTGTATATTCCTTATTATTTCGTTCATCGTCGCACTCATGCTCAAACTCCTTTCTAATGCAACCCGAATTCTAACCATTTCACTGAAAATTCTTCTGTGATCTCTCTGCTGATGATTCCAATCGAAACAATGATTTTTCGTGTTTCTTTAGCGTCTTCTTCATATCTTGGTTTCGTGTGGTGTAACGTCTGTCAAAAACTTTTCAATGGGTTCGGGAAATTTCGATACCACTGTTAGGTTTAGAAGAATTGAATAATGAAGAAAGGATACTTGATCAAATCATAGTTGCTCTAGTGCTGTCTCATTTATGTAATAGTACAACTGATGATAACTAACTAATTGATGATCAGTTAAGTTGTTTTAGACAGTCACAGAATAAGACTATACGGTATGGGGGTCGTCCCCCCACCGTTTTGGTCCGGCGCCGTTCCACACACCGCCCCACCCCCTTCCGTCAGCGTCTTGTCTGTCTCTTTTGAGATGTTGGGGACAATCCACAAGGAGACAAAAAAACAGCCCAACCCTctctcacacacctatacatacaatatatacataGACATTTTAGGTCCATCCCCCTATTTCCATACCTCCATCCTCTTTGTCCCATCCTCATGCCCATCCTACGTGACGGACCATCCTCAAAGgaaggaccatcaccataccgtaTATCCTAAGTTCTTTCATTCTTTACAATTGACATTTATTTCTCTCAAACTATTTAATCATAAAGTCATACTTTACTATCTTCACCCCAACAATATTTCACAAAACAATAAATACTACTTCCACCAAATTAAATTTGTGCAGGTAGGGAATAGGCCAATAGACAGAAGTAAAGTAATTAATTGACTTTAACACTCCCCATGCTTCGTgtatatgttaatttttttttattttattttttttttaaaagtgcATGAATAGAATTTGAGTATCACTTAAATCGGTAAAGTTATTCTACAAGTGCTCAAAGACACAATAGatcgcaaaatataacacaatgtcgagTAAAATATAACAAAATGCTGAAAAACATAACACAATGTCGAAGAAAAAAATACACAATGAGTAACAGAAAAGACACAATGACGCAAATAAAGAAAAGATACAATGataaataaaaagacacaatgatgtAAATAAAAAGTCTAAAATCTACGAGCCAAACATctaaaaacaaaaacctaaaatatcACATCGTAGAGTTCGATGAGACGATTCCAATGCCGCTTGAATGAGTTCAATCGGAGTCCGTTTGATACCCTACTTACGACTTCTTATTTTCTAGGAGACTTTGTATTTGTTCATAACCCCACTTATTTAAGAAAAAAGAACATTATACGAGTAAATATGCAACCAACATGTCACGTATTATGTAATTATatgactttttttttaaaaaaaatctccTATATATTAATTCTCCAACGTTTTAAACAGTAACAAATAAAAAATAGCATTATCCTATTATCCTAATAATTGAAGGAAAGAAACCTGAACAGTAGAACCAATGAAATCACATGGTATGGAATAGTATCACTATGCCATTGGTTCAAATGGGCGGCCGCCCCtctcccattggaccaaccagtttattattttatacacactttaaaattacgttttcgccctgGAATAGTGTTTCTCTGCCATTGGTTCAAATGGGC from Helianthus annuus cultivar XRQ/B chromosome 7, HanXRQr2.0-SUNRISE, whole genome shotgun sequence includes the following:
- the LOC110868291 gene encoding sister chromatid cohesion 1 protein 4 isoform X1 — protein: MFYSQFILAKKGPLGTIWIAAHLERKLRKNQVADTDIGVSVDSILFPEMPIALRLSSHLLLGVVRIYSKKVNYLFDDCSEALLKVKQAFRSTAVDLPPEESTAPYHSITLPETFDLDDFELPDNDLQGNYVDQHISSKDQITLQDTMEGVVYTTSKFGLDERFGDGDASGLDLDEELLAEKAATPELATGTLNSDDDPQASVHANDSGGTPNQDIDEYDGDNEPVDYAEAPSTPGLWEEPNLSNIQETSTCDDHQEPENHTITEFGVKENLENAPHQHHHNQLESHENSLPHVAAATANDIGSTIFTESRSAEPVIPVSNDPVQVETLPSKKLIDGPPPGFQIPNDNRENFVEYQGNQENAFRITTVLESNAEKDSVVSTPQHHASLGPKDSNQVPFPHASMANSDLPAIRPCVTFPSHESNGPHVTEPLIKNVPEIHHAEIRQNDEVRVDNAVQREVQVENINSYSNDFSAPVIQREVQVENINNYTNDFSAPVVQREVQVENVNRYTDDFSAPVIQREVQVENINSYTNDISAPEKRLPMPHWLSDVPKNFVPESTPLETDITSGKKRTFTESSMTPHSLNLNESSGLYPTSMTSQSFNLNQSSGLFTTNTPAQSLNLNESSGFFTTNTTAQSINLNQSSGFFTTDTIAQNSNLNQSSGFFTTNSTAQNSNLNQSSGFFTTNTTAQNSNLNQSSGFFTTNTTAQNSNLNQSSGFFSTNTTAQNLNLNQSSGSFTINMSGQHVMNDDDLLSSILVGRKSSMLKSKPAPPVVTPSTKRRRSSAPKTSVMKRKVLMDDNMVLHGDTIRQQLTNTEDIRRLRKKAPCTRSEISMLEKQFWEDELFSEPIFTGVSIKLASLHKQLYNLSKIVVSHNDASLESEKDPKSISQNVEKETQLEVRPEVSKQNANFEPVAEQPIEFPMVRDNHTHDNNTVNLDYYESQPPQMVATEHVAKPFNSEHDLFNQSSAMEIDPKSFPDADIGVSVMPTEVEPPTHADVDHVVPSDAFDMSAAMGEVQVDADASLQTDVPVVSSSEKVDEDAALTSNFDLDINGTKSIENAVAAEINIDVAPVREMSVEKQDQDSEFRKNEEVVNEDAALTSNFESDAQKSVYNGIFGEEYGTIGAYDTEVDPSLPNVSLDERENTGHQVTFETTEMNAEDVSADPASNRVDDDESTHPAVENNTDFLNFDDGDDDGADAGGDYGTDVEATRVIDNSGWSSRTKAVARYLQVMFDKEGERGRNMIAVNNLLVGKTRKEASRMFFETLVLKTKDYIHVEQADPFGDINVFPRSKLLKSDF
- the LOC110868291 gene encoding sister chromatid cohesion 1 protein 4 isoform X2 — protein: MPIALRLSSHLLLGVVRIYSKKVNYLFDDCSEALLKVKQAFRSTAVDLPPEESTAPYHSITLPETFDLDDFELPDNDLQGNYVDQHISSKDQITLQDTMEGVVYTTSKFGLDERFGDGDASGLDLDEELLAEKAATPELATGTLNSDDDPQASVHANDSGGTPNQDIDEYDGDNEPVDYAEAPSTPGLWEEPNLSNIQETSTCDDHQEPENHTITEFGVKENLENAPHQHHHNQLESHENSLPHVAAATANDIGSTIFTESRSAEPVIPVSNDPVQVETLPSKKLIDGPPPGFQIPNDNRENFVEYQGNQENAFRITTVLESNAEKDSVVSTPQHHASLGPKDSNQVPFPHASMANSDLPAIRPCVTFPSHESNGPHVTEPLIKNVPEIHHAEIRQNDEVRVDNAVQREVQVENINSYSNDFSAPVIQREVQVENINNYTNDFSAPVVQREVQVENVNRYTDDFSAPVIQREVQVENINSYTNDISAPEKRLPMPHWLSDVPKNFVPESTPLETDITSGKKRTFTESSMTPHSLNLNESSGLYPTSMTSQSFNLNQSSGLFTTNTPAQSLNLNESSGFFTTNTTAQSINLNQSSGFFTTDTIAQNSNLNQSSGFFTTNSTAQNSNLNQSSGFFTTNTTAQNSNLNQSSGFFTTNTTAQNSNLNQSSGFFSTNTTAQNLNLNQSSGSFTINMSGQHVMNDDDLLSSILVGRKSSMLKSKPAPPVVTPSTKRRRSSAPKTSVMKRKVLMDDNMVLHGDTIRQQLTNTEDIRRLRKKAPCTRSEISMLEKQFWEDELFSEPIFTGVSIKLASLHKQLYNLSKIVVSHNDASLESEKDPKSISQNVEKETQLEVRPEVSKQNANFEPVAEQPIEFPMVRDNHTHDNNTVNLDYYESQPPQMVATEHVAKPFNSEHDLFNQSSAMEIDPKSFPDADIGVSVMPTEVEPPTHADVDHVVPSDAFDMSAAMGEVQVDADASLQTDVPVVSSSEKVDEDAALTSNFDLDINGTKSIENAVAAEINIDVAPVREMSVEKQDQDSEFRKNEEVVNEDAALTSNFESDAQKSVYNGIFGEEYGTIGAYDTEVDPSLPNVSLDERENTGHQVTFETTEMNAEDVSADPASNRVDDDESTHPAVENNTDFLNFDDGDDDGADAGGDYGTDVEATRVIDNSGWSSRTKAVARYLQVMFDKEGERGRNMIAVNNLLVGKTRKEASRMFFETLVLKTKDYIHVEQADPFGDINVFPRSKLLKSDF